A genomic segment from Anopheles maculipalpis chromosome X, idAnoMacuDA_375_x, whole genome shotgun sequence encodes:
- the LOC126556540 gene encoding sodium channel protein Nach — MEQIKYGNQPTVPVKDAGRSLGKQRLTRTMKTIKKGKAKVTPNGKPKASFNTLRLFRRSFIFQTKEFFDNSTLHGVRYIAEEGRPFFERFMWFCFVAFGFIAAVVIIFSLWEKFQTNPTITGLDTDFHNQQVIFPTVLVCPTAPYDEEAVRTEAYQNLGRYDQGSEVYEPFLKLLTQLSYDNIREVAAMLSDMPSTPAVHTSNLREIVFRVAVRCNDTFAACRYKDEDIECCEMFKPMYTEHGFCYAFNARYTNNKQVEILNTEVYVLFETDKKWALTFEPLRESNIFVHSYNEISGWDFQPQVMWDIDSKVEFLISMKQTYTTEDAQQLSIGQRKCIFPEEEKLQYYQDAYTFSGCMKECRIAKSLKYCKCVPPFYAPVRSIPMCTSLNFQCLSEYTENITSIYSCQDCELGCLNTVYDIEKYSKIMKTEEEQQEAQVTIEYLTWPIIRYKREVLFGWVDLLVSFGGIAGLFLGFSLLSGVEFLYFFTMRAFCMLYKNRDELEAIEKEQIIKSMSRHELGLKPIVAPATPTVPVYDTLQVPPSADKQQVFVKLITNDYKTAEQYFTADASYPGLNRNRLNQLHGQSHQKHNLFQLGHGNYGTHNGKYAERKSLPNGDGGNYIYDGYLP; from the exons ATGGAGCAGATAAAGTACGGGAATCAACCGACCGTACCGGTAAAAGATGCTGGCCGGTCCCTTGGAAAGCAGCGGCTCACCAGAACgatgaaaacgatcaagaagGGCAAGGCGAAGGTGACGCCGAACGGTAAGCCGAAAGCATCGTTCAACACGCTGCGCCTGTTTCGGCGCAGTTTCATCTTTCAAACGAAGGAGTTCTTCGACAACTCAACCCTGCACGGTGTGCGGTACATTGCCGAGGAGGGCCGCCCATTTTTCGAGCGGTTCATGTGGTTTTGCTTCGTTGCGTTCGGGTTCATCGCGGCGGTAGTGATCATCTTCAGTCTgtgggaaaagtttcaaaCCAATCCGACGATTACCGGGCTGGATACGGACTTTCACAACCAGCAGGTGATCTTTCCGACCGTGCTGGTGTGTCCGACGGCACCGTACGATGAGGAGGCGGTACGGACGGAAGCGTACCAGAATCTTGGCAGGTACGACCAGGGCAGCGAGGTGTACGAACCGTTCCTGAAGCTGCTAACCCAGCTGTCGTACGATAATATACGGGAGGTGGCGGCCATGCTGAGCGATATGCCCAGCACACCGGCAGTGCATACGTCTAACCTGAGGGAGATAGTGTTCCGGGTGGCGGTGCGGTGTAACGATACGTTCGCGGCCTGCCGCTACAAGGACGAGGACATTGAGTGCTGCGAGATGTTCAAGCCAATGTACACGGAGCACGGGTTCTGTTATGCGTTCAACGCACGCTACACCAATAACAAGCAGGTGGA AATTCTCAACACCGAGGTGTACGTGCTGTTCGAGACGGACAAGAAGTGGGCCCTAACGTTCGAGCCGCTGCGCGAGAGCAACATTTTCGTCCACTCGTACAACGAAATTTCCGGCTGGGACTTTCAGCCCCAGGTCATGTGGGACATCGATTCGAAGGTAGAGTTTCTGATCTCGATGAAGCAAACGTACACGACCGAGGACGCCCAGCAGCTGTCGATCGGGCAGCGAAAATGTATCTTTCCGGAGGAGGAAAAGCTCCAATATTACCAGGACGCGTACACCTTTTCCGGCTGCATGAAGGAGTGCCGGATTGCGAAAAGTTTGAAGTACTGCAAGTGCGTACCACCGTTCTACGCACCGGTACGCTCGATACCGATGTGTACGTCACTCAACTTCCAGTGTTTGAGCGAGTACACGGAAAACATTACCAGCATCTACAGCTGTCAGGATTGTGAGCTTGGCTGTCTCAACACGGTGTACGACATTGAGAAGTACTCGAAGAT TATGAAGACGGAAGAAGAGCAACAGGAGGCTCAGGTCACGATCGAGTACCTTACCTGGCCGATCATCCGCTACAAGCGCGAGGTACTGTTCGGGTGGGTCGATCTGCTCGTATCGTTCGGTGGCATAGCGGGACTGTTCCTAGGCTTCAGTCTACTGTCCGGTGTGGAGTTTCTCTACTTCTTCACGATGCGTGCCTTCTGCATGCTGTACAAGAATCGCGACGAGCTGGAAGCGATCGAGAAGGAGCAGATAATCAAATCGATGAGCCGCCACGAGCTAGGCCTTAAGCCGATCGTTGCACCAGCAACACCGACCGTGCCGGTGTACGATACGCTGCAGGTGCCACCGTCGGCCGATAAGCAGCAGGTGTTTGTGAAGCTCATTACCAACGATTACAAGACAGCCGAACAGTACTTCACCGCGGACGCATCCTACCCGGGCCTGAACCGGAACAGGCTTAACCAGCTGCACGGACAAAGCCACCAGAAGCACAATCTGTTTCAGCTCGGACATGGCAACTACGGAACCCACAATGGCAAGTATGCGGAGCGTAAATCGCTACCGAATGGTGACGGTGGCAACTACATCTACGATGGATACTTACCATAA
- the LOC126559789 gene encoding ras-related protein Rab-40C gives MAKEYDYLLKVLLVGDSDVGKQEILSGLDDGSTESPFCSGSGTAHKTTTILLDGKRVKLQIWDTSGQGRFCTIIRSYSRGAQGIILVYDITNKWSFDGLNRWLKEVEEHAPGVPKVLVGNRLHLAFKRQVAAKQAELYASRNKMACFEISPLCDFNIRESFCELARMALHRNGMERIWRTNKVLSLQELCCRSICRRTNVYTIDSLPLPPSVKSYLRSYALTSSQCLNTVLNNSASIAKNLKSKTTTSYHLKHNVRNGCVIS, from the exons ATGGCGAAGGAATACGATTATCTGCTGAAGGTACTGCTGGTGGGCGATAGCGATGTGGGCAAGCAGGAGATTCTATCCGGCCTGGACGATGGCTCGACGGAAAGCCCCTTCTGCAGCGGTAGTGGCA cggCACATAAAACGACCACCATCCTGCTGGACGGTAAGCGGGTAAAGCTACAGATCTGGGACACATCCGGCCAGGGCCGGTTCTGCACAATCATACGCTCCTATTCGCGCGGTGCCCAGGGCATCATACTCGTGTACGACATCACGAACAAATGGAGCTTCGACGGGCTAAACCGGTGGCTAAAGGAGGTCGAGGAGCATGCACCGGGTGTCCCGAAGGTGCTGGTCGGGAACCGGCTGCATCTCGCGTTCAAGCGCCAGGTAGCGGCCAAACAGGCGGAACTGTACGCCTCCCGCAACAAGATGGCCTGCTTCGAGATATCGCCGCTGTGCGATTTTAACATACGCGAATCGTTCTGCGAGCTCGCCCGGATGGCACTGCACCGGAACGGGATGGAGCGGATCTGGCGCACGAACAAGGTACTCTCGCTGCAGGAGCTGTGCTGCCGCAGTATCTGCCGGCGGACGAATGTATATACCATAGATAGCCTTCCGCTGCCACCGTCGGTTAAGTCGTATCTGCGTTCGTACGCGCTCACCTCGTCCCAGTGCTTGAACACGGTGCTGAACAATTCTGCGTCGATAGCGAAGAAtctcaaaagcaaaaccaccacCTCGTACCATCTGAAGCACAACGTACGCAATGGGTGCGTGATTTCTTGA
- the LOC126559135 gene encoding casein kinase I-like, whose translation MNDFIVAGKYRIIRKIGSGSFGDIYLGINITNGEEVALKVESILARHPQLTYEYKLYKVLTGGVGIPHIRYFGQERSYHVLVMDLLGPSLEDLFNFCSRHFTIKTVLMLVDQMIGRLEYLHMKNFIHRDIKPDNFLMGIGRHCNKLFLIDFGLAKKYRDFRSRIHISYREDKNLTGTARYASINAHLGIEQSRRDDMESLGYVMMYFNRGSLPWQGLKATNKKQKYEKISEKKMSTPIEVLCKGFPAEFAMYLNYCRSLRFEEGPDYMYLRQLFRILFRTLNHQYDYTFDWTIMKQRAMQQGSNNPPAVTSGENKREERRDKDKLSSDTDE comes from the exons ATGAATGATTTCATCGTAGCCGGCAAGTATCGGATCATCCGCAAGATAGGATCCGGCTCGTTCGGCGATATCTATCTCGGCATCAACATCACCAACGGTGAGGAGGTCGCACTGAAGGTGGAAAGCATACTTGCCCGCCATCCGCAGCTAACCTACGAGTACAAACTGTACAAAGTGCTGACCGGTGGCGTTGGCATCCCGCACATCCGGTACTTTGGACAGGAGCGCAGCTACCATGTACTGGTGATGGATCTGCTCGGACCGTCGCTGGAGGATCTGTTCAACTTCTGCAGCCGGCACTTCACGATCAAAACCGTGCTAATGCTGGTGGACCAGATGATCGGGCGGCTCGAGTACCTGCACATGAAGAACTTTATCCATCGCGACATCAAACCGGACAACTTTCTGATGGGCATTGGCCGGCACTGCAACAAGCTGTTCCTGATCGATTTCGGGCTGGCCAAGAAGTATCGGGACTTCCGTTCGCGCATCCACATCTCGTACCGGGAGGACAAGAACCTGACCGGTACCGCCCGTTACGCGTCGATCAATGCGCATCTCGGTATCGAGCAGAGCCGCCGCGACGATATGGAGTCGCTCGGGTACGTGATGATGTACTTCAACCGAGGTTCGCTACCGTGGCAGGGGCTGAAGGCGaccaacaaaaagcaaaagtatGAGAAGATCTCGGAGAAGAAGATGTCCACCCCGATCGAGGTGCTGTGCAAGGGCTTTCCGGCGGAGTTTGCGATGTACTTGAACTACTGCCGTAGCTTGCGCTTCGAGGAAGGCCCGGACTATATGTATCTGCGGCAGCTGTTCAG AATTCTGTTCCGCACCCTAAACCATCAGTACGACTACACCTTCGACTGGACAATAATGAAACAGCGGGCAATGCAGCAAGGCAGCAATAACCCGCCCGCCGTTACGTCCGGCGAAAACAAGCGAGAGGAGCGACGTGATAAAGATAAGCTGTCCAGCGATACGGATGAATAG